A genomic stretch from Flavobacterium sp. KS-LB2 includes:
- a CDS encoding Rne/Rng family ribonuclease: protein MNKELIIRSSSEAVDFALLKDGKLIELHKEEEKSNFQVGDIFIAKIRKPVAGLNAAFVNVGFEKDAFLHYHDLGPNLSSQLKFIKLVSAGKLKDFSLKTFQFEKEIDKDGTITDVLSANQSVLVQVVKEPISTKGPRISAELSLAGRFIVLVPFSDRVSISQKIEDKKEKERLKRLVQSIKPKGFGVIVRTVAEGKNTAELEKDLQNLLSRWTAMCKKLPTAHHPSKVLGELNRASSILRDVFNDTFSGIQIDDEELYNQTKDYLQEIAPSKQSIVKFYQSKDTPIFEKYNIERQIKTSFGKTVSMSKGAYLIIEHTEALHVIDVNSGNRSNKATNQEDTAMEVNMIAAAEIARQLRLRDMGGIIVVDFIDMSNPENRKVLFDFLKEEMSDDKAKHKILPPSKFGLVQITRQRVRPEVNIKTREEDPNNESGEIEAPIQIIDKIAFDLERVLKNHKDVVLNVHPFVAAYLTKGFPSLRSKWFLEHKKWVKIIPRDAYTYLEYHFYDKKENAVIE, encoded by the coding sequence GCCGGATTGAACGCTGCTTTTGTAAATGTAGGCTTCGAAAAAGATGCTTTTTTACATTATCACGATTTAGGTCCTAACTTATCTTCCCAACTGAAATTCATAAAACTTGTAAGCGCAGGTAAATTAAAAGATTTCTCCCTAAAAACCTTTCAGTTTGAAAAAGAAATAGATAAAGATGGTACTATTACGGATGTATTAAGTGCCAATCAATCTGTTTTAGTACAAGTCGTCAAAGAACCTATATCTACAAAAGGACCAAGAATTAGCGCTGAGCTTTCTCTTGCCGGAAGATTTATAGTTTTGGTTCCGTTTTCTGACCGCGTTTCTATTTCACAAAAAATAGAAGACAAAAAAGAAAAAGAACGCTTGAAACGATTAGTGCAATCCATCAAACCAAAAGGATTTGGTGTTATTGTTCGCACAGTAGCCGAAGGCAAAAATACAGCCGAATTAGAAAAAGATTTGCAGAACCTGCTTAGCAGATGGACTGCAATGTGTAAAAAATTACCAACTGCTCATCATCCATCAAAAGTATTAGGAGAACTCAACAGAGCCTCTTCGATATTAAGAGATGTATTTAATGATACCTTCAGCGGTATTCAAATTGATGATGAAGAGTTGTACAACCAAACAAAGGATTATTTGCAAGAAATTGCACCATCCAAACAATCAATTGTTAAGTTTTATCAATCAAAAGACACACCTATTTTTGAGAAATACAACATAGAGAGACAAATCAAAACTTCTTTTGGAAAAACAGTATCCATGAGTAAAGGGGCGTATCTTATTATCGAACACACTGAAGCTTTGCACGTCATTGACGTAAACAGTGGAAACCGTTCTAATAAAGCCACCAACCAGGAGGATACCGCCATGGAAGTCAATATGATTGCAGCTGCCGAAATCGCAAGACAATTGCGTCTTCGTGACATGGGCGGAATCATAGTTGTCGATTTTATCGATATGTCAAATCCTGAAAATCGTAAAGTCTTGTTCGATTTCTTGAAAGAAGAAATGAGCGATGATAAAGCAAAACACAAGATCTTACCTCCGAGTAAATTTGGATTAGTTCAAATTACACGTCAAAGAGTAAGACCAGAAGTAAATATTAAAACTAGAGAAGAAGATCCAAACAATGAAAGTGGCGAAATTGAAGCGCCAATTCAAATCATTGATAAAATCGCTTTTGATCTGGAAAGAGTATTAAAAAACCACAAAGATGTTGTGCTTAATGTACACCCTTTTGTGGCCGCATACCTTACCAAAGGTTTTCCATCATTACGTTCAAAATGGTTTCTTGAACATAAAAAATGGGTGAAAATTATACCTCGTGATGCTTACACGTACCTAGAATATCATTTCTACGACAAAAAAGAAAATGCTGTCATAGAATAA